Proteins from a genomic interval of Osmia bicornis bicornis chromosome 11, iOsmBic2.1, whole genome shotgun sequence:
- the LOC114871200 gene encoding serine-threonine kinase receptor-associated protein, translating to MANLRQTPLTCSGHTRPVVHLAFSDITESGYYLISACKDGKPMLRQGDTGDWIGTFEGHKGAVWGVALNPQATRAASGAADFNAKIWDAIKGEEIHSFQHKHIVKSVNFSTDSNYLCTGSNEKLVRIFDLNKPEAAPQIFSGHKNGIRHVTFFNNNTALITCADDKTLRVWDITSGQEVKRLNFPAIPSSMELSKDGNIITTTHSNIVTFWDSKELTKLHEYNAPTQMNSASLHPDCSIFVCGGEDLKMYKFDYITGTEIESFKGHFGPVHCVRFSPDGELYASGSEDGTLRLWQTTVGKTYGLWRCIEQSPALQETAAVLNNKQEVPAS from the exons ATGGCTAATTTGAGACAGACTCCGCTGACGTGTAGTGGACATACTAGACCTGTAGTGCATCTTGCATTCTCTGACATTACTGAATCTGGATATTATCTAATTTCGGCATGCAAAG atGGCAAACCTATGTTGCGACAAGGAGATACCGGAGATTGGATTGGAACATTTGAAGGACATAAAGGTGCGGTATGGGGTGTTGCATTGAACCCTCAGGCAACAAGAGCTGCCTCAGGTGCTGCTGACTTTAATGCCAAAATCTGGGATGCTATTAAGGGAGAAGAAATCCATTCTTTTCAACACAAACACATAGTGAAGTCTGTCAACTTTAGCACCGACTCCAATTATTTATGTACTGGCTCCAATGAGAAACTTGTAAGGATTTTTGATCTCAACAAACCAGAAGCAGCACCACAG ATTTTCTCAGGTCACAAGAATGGAATCAGACACGTTacttttttcaataataacaCTGCATTAATTACATGCGCCGATGATAAAACATTGAGAGTATGGGATATAACAAGCGGTCAAGAAGTAAAAAGGTTAAACTTCCCAGCAATTCCAAGTTCTATGGAATTATCAAAAGATGGAAATATTATTACCACTACTCATTCCAACATAGTCACTTTTTGGGATAGCAAAGA GTTAACTAAATTACACGAGTATAACGCACCAACCCAAATGAATAGTGCCAGTTTGCATCCAGATTGTAGTATTTTTGTATGCGGCGGAGAAGATCTAAAAATGTACAAATTTGATTACATCACGGGTACTGAAATTG AATCATTCAAAGGACATTTTGGACCCGTACATTGTGTACGATTTTCACCGGATGGTGAATTATATGCCAGCGGTTCGGAAGACGGTACGTTACGATTGTGGCAAACAACTGTCGGCAAAACTTACGGTCTTTGGCGGTGTATAGAGCAATCGCCTGCGTTGCAAGAAACCGCTGCTGTGCTTAACAATAAGCAAGAAGTTCCTGCCAGTTAA